The Chaetodon trifascialis isolate fChaTrf1 chromosome 17, fChaTrf1.hap1, whole genome shotgun sequence genome has a segment encoding these proteins:
- the rprd2a gene encoding regulation of nuclear pre-mRNA domain-containing protein 2a, whose product MAAGAGAAAGGSLESNLDKKFQSVTNTMDSIQGLSTWCIDNKKYHSLIVRHWMKCLKKSNASHRLNLFYLANDVIQNCKRKNAIVYRTAFAEVLPEAFLLVNSEGNHKVIKPVERILSIWEERGVYSGTLITELRSSLVKEESPPETPVEQKTPVQSKADLQSKVVAEFVPQALVDKLCKYKRSVEELDLREKQLAAMRVDICNSEALRKLKDKAGGKKFSKDFEEGSAQLQEFVKFLDKQSKTGPPLMEALSNADIFYEMQYKEVKIVANAYQTFANRVSHLKRKLDALKATLPDLDESPIPSPSADAPSPTGSESPFHGLELAHPDPDLDGSAMEDEAEAPAPSPLSSPGGSPKPVEALGEDDNRQVEDMELSEEEMDSLGIIVEEQIKCSTNPAVSTPVPAKTERSVATEQPVTQVAAPAVAPAAAPAAAVESVDLSKIGSILNSLSSVMKNTGPSVDSAPAAAPAGSSLKTTPPASVASQDASSLVSLLSKVDVSPADLLGALSKVQGQGGLDGVTSLLSSPAANVSSDSSSAGKVPSCPSSTSASAVPSQSMSLSSVAPAPSSPHSTARQNTSSQAPPQTSNPASALVQALHRDMDLTAEPEPSASSESLESKIHNFLQGNSAFSAFDLGFPAHPVQAGDNLSPVTGADTQDGTPVRDEGGGTPTQDEIMDKPVVGPFTSSTNQSSVGETFKTAPVVYHNTSQQNPNNPQLQAHLQPGGAQNGQVYQPYPYGQHEMPQHGITAPVGHYQQITAQTGGPMPGERAPGGASSTQTVEGFQGVSERGWYGDIYPEGNSQQPSGYNVTVPRGVGDNKTSVLYPYPAEQTQQPQEMASHQGAATSPGYLRSALPPVPKLPPPPHGFDGPPPMTGGAMIPQEHQPPPHADTREVTGARVDSVISGMVVHDHQHKSVFHPDDPLYDLDRPHPPHPNDLRYQEDPERYHDELPHRDALFFQDDAYHHQDEPYYRPGSPPHQYPRIRGRLTPPLSPPEDPYFAPDHQWRGPHPPHYAPRRPPPHLEIRHRGLRPPLRPPHPAHHPHPRGPPRAPFPHFHGPDPRFRGKRPGPRGGGHVGPMFAPKRPFLPPRY is encoded by the exons atggcagcaggagcaggagccgCTGCCGGCGGCTCTCTGGAGTCTAATTTAGACAAGAAGTTTCAAAGCGTCACAAACACGATGGATTCAATCCAAGGACTGTCAACGTGGTGCATCGACAACAAGAAGTACCACAGCCTGATTGTGCGACACTGGATGAAGTGTTTGAAGAAAT CTAATGCCTCGCACAGGCTCAACCTTTTCTACCTGGCCAACGATGTCATTCAGAACTGTAAAAGGAAAAATGCCATTGTTTACCGCACAGCGTTCGCTGAGGTGCTTCCTGAAGCCTTCTTGCTGGTCAA CTCTGAAGGTAACCATAAGGTCATTAAACCGGTGGAGAGGATACTGTCCATCTGGGAGGAAAGGGGTGTGTATTCAGGGACACTCATTACTGAGCTGAGGAGTAGCTTAGTCAAAGAGGAGTCCCCCCCTGAGACCCCCGTGGAGCAAAAAA CTCCAGTTCAGTCTAAAGCGGACCTGCAGTCCAAGGTCGTTGCTGAGTTTGTG CCCCAGGCATTAGTAGATAAACTGTGCAAGTACAAGAGATCTGTGGAAGAGCTTGacctgagagaaaaacagctggCAGCTATGAGGGTCGACATCTGCAATTCTGAGGCCCTCAGGAAGCTCAAAG ACAAGGCCGGAGGAAAGAAGTTTTCCAAGGACTTTGAGGAGGGAAGTGCGCAGCTCCAGGAGTTTGTCAAGTTCCTTGACAAGCAATCCAAAACAGGGCCTCCTCTCATGGAGGCCCTCAGCAATGCAGATATCTTCTACGAGATGCAGTACAAGGAGGTCAAGATTGTTGCTAAT GCCTACCAGACGTTTGCTAACCGGGTGTCCCACCTGAAGCGCAAACTGGACGCCCTGAAGGCCACCTTGCCAGACTTGGACGAGTCTCCCATCCCCTCACCCTCTGCAGATGCACCATCTCCAACGGGCTCAGAGTCCCCTTTTCACGGTTTGGAATTGGCCCACCCAGATCCAGATCTCGATGGCTCTGCTATGGAGGACGAGGCGGAGGCGCCGGCCCCGAGCCCTCTGTCCTCACCAGGAGGATCCCCCAAACCCGTGGAGGCACTCGGGGAGGACGACAATCGCCAAGTGGAAGACATGGAGCTCTCTGAAGAGGAAATGGACAGCCTTGGCATTATAG TTGAAGAGCAGATCAAATGCTCCACCAACCCAGCGGTGTCCACTCCAGTCCCTGCAAAAACGGAGCGATCGGTGGCAACAGAGCAGCCTGTCACACAGGTCGCGGCCCCTGCAGTCGCCCCTGCAGCAGCCCCTGCAGCGGCTGTGGAAAGTGTTGATCTGAGTAAAATTGGCTCCATCCTCAACAGTTTGAGCTCTGTCATGAAGAACACAG GTCCATCAGTGGACAGTGCTCCCGCTGCCGCCCCTGCTGGCTCCTCATTGAAGACCACGCCTCCTGCTTCTGTGGCCTCTCAAGATGCCAGTTCACTCGTAAGCTTGCTTTCCAAGGTGGACGTGAGTCCTGCAGACCTCCTCGGTGCCCTCTCCAAAGTCCAGGGCCAAGGCGGCCTTGATG GCGTCACTTCTCTTCTGAGCAGCCCAGCAGCAAATGTCTCCTCAGACTCCTCCAGTGCAGGCAAGGTTCCCTCCTGTCCCTCATCCACATCTGCATCAGCAGTGCCCTCTCAGagcatgtctctctcctctgttgcaCCGGCGCCTTCTTCGCCCCACTCCACTGCAAGGCAGAACACAAGCTCCCAAGCCCCCCCTCAGACCTCCAACCCAGCCTCTGCCCTGGTCCAGGCTCTCCACAGAGACATGGATTTGACAGCAGAGCCTGAACCGTCCGCGTCATCTGAGAGTTTAGAGTCTAAAATACACAACTTCCTGCAGGGCAACTCTGCGTTCAGTGCATTTGACCTGGGTTTTCCTGCGCACCCAGTGCAGGCAGGGGATAACCTCAGCCCAGTAACTGGGGCAGACACCCAGGATGGGACTCCAGTGCGGGACGAGGGCGGAGGCACCCCAACTCAGGATGAGATCATGGACAAGCCTGTGGTGGGCCCGTTCACTTCCAGCACAAATCAGTCATCTGTTGGAGAAACTTTTAAAACAGCTCCTGTTGTATACCACAACACCAGTCAGCAGAACCCCAACAATCCCCAACTGCAAGCTCACTTGCAGCCAGGTGGAGCTCAGAACGGGCAGGTCTACCAGCCGTACCCATACGGCCAACACGAGATGCCACAGCATGGGATTACTGCGCCTGTCGGACATTACCAGCAGATTACTGCACAAACTGGAGGGCCGATGCCTGGAGAAAGAGCCCCAGGCGGTGCCAGTAGCACACAGACAGTTGAAGGATTTCAGGGGGTGAGTGAAAGGGGTTGGTATGGCGACATTTACCCAGAGGGGAACTCTCAGCAACCTAGTGGCTACAATGTGACAGTGCCCAGAGGCGTGGGAGATAATAAGACATCAGTACTGTATCCATACCCAGCAGAGCAAACTCAGCAACCTCAAGAGATGGCCTCCCATCAGGGTGCCGCCACATCCCCTGGTTACCTCAGAAGCGCCCTCCCCCCTGTTCCAAAAttgcctccccctcctcatggCTTTGATGGTCCTCCACCCATGACCGGCGGTGCGATGATTCCCCAGGAGCATCAGCCACCGCCTCACGCAGACACCAGGGAGGTCACTGGGGCCAGAGTCGACAGTGTCATCAGCGGGATGGTGGTCCACGACCATCAGCACAAATCCGTATTTCATCCAGATGATCCGCTGTACGACCTTGACCGACCTCACCCCCCTCACCCCAATGACCTGCGTTACCAAGAGGACCCTGAACGCTATCACGATGAGCTCCCCCATCGAGACGCCCTTTTCTTTCAAGACGACGCTTACCACCACCAAGATGAGCCATATTACAGGCCAGGCAGCCCCCCTCACCAATACCCCAGAATTCGGGGGCgcctcacccctcctctctcacccccAGAGGACCCTTACTTTGCCCCTGACCACCAATGGCGTGGTCCCCATCCTCCACACTACGCTCCCAGGAGACCACCACCTCATCTTGAAATCCGTCACCGTGGTCTGCGGCCTCCACTACGGCCTCCCCACCCAGCACACCACCCACACCCCAGAGGACCCCCACGTGCAccatttcctcatttccatGGCCCCGATCCAAGGTTTAGAGGCAAGCGTCCCGGTCCAAGAGGAGGGGGACATGTTGGTCCAATGTTTGCCCCAAAAAGACCCTTTCTACCCCCCCGGTACTGA
- the ciarta gene encoding circadian associated repressor of transcription a has product MNSLGTSSKWPSYDSLPSTSSFLLSESEQTEDEADVFSEGEGDSGMTKSLSVGEGIALSRNYLGFAARSDRPRSRSKGDQPERCPDETKHPGSASSPGAATLGSSSATPGDLVFAQKCADLRRFTRPLFELLHGLKTGRFVKGLSSFQQSVAIDRLQRILGIIQRPEMGEKYLQNLLQIEMMLKIWFPQVALQSTDTPSQTTTPRLPPHWRQNQLHMPVKKRKMSWSDPDHSGKVQGNHKQHQHGKHGSCEAATSLDTASTHLPGSPKKQKTRAEETVGPALGSCTAGHEFTDSTRTLSRPSCLCSTRESENRKQPEFSLPSPCGSPATQDSSVSSSSTITTTDSP; this is encoded by the exons ATGAATTCATTGGGCACTTCTTCCAAATGGCCATCTTACGACTCGCTACCCTCCACCTCGAGCTTTCTCCTCAGCGAGAGTGAGCAGACTGAGGATGAGGCAGATGTCTTCTCGGAGGGAGAGGGGGACAGCGGAATGACAAAGTCCCTCTCGGTTGGTGAAGGAATCGCACTTTCTCGAAATTACCTCGGATTCGCAGCTCGCTCTGATCGGCCGCGCTCGAGGTCCAAGGGCGACCAGCCTGAGCGCTGCCCTGATGAAACTAAGCATCCCGGGTCAGCCTCTTCTCCTGGAGCTGCCACGCTGGGCTCGTCTTCAGCAACACCAGGGGACTTGGTCTTCGCTCAGAAA TGTGCAGATTTGCGCAGGTTTACCCGGCCTTTGTTTGAGCTTCTGCATGGACTGAAGACTGGGCGATTTGTCAAAG GTTTATCCAGTTTCCAGCAAAGTGTTGCCATAGACAGACTGCAGAGGATTCTTGGGATAATACAGAGACCTGAGATGGG agagaaataCCTCCAAAACCTGCTGCAGATAGAGATGATGCTCAAAATTTGGTTTCCTCAGGTGGCATTGCAGTCCACAGATACACCAAGCCAGACCACCACTCCCAGACTCCCACCACACTGGCGCCAAAATCAGCTCCACATGCCAGTTAAG aagagaaaaatgagcTGGTCCGACCCTGACCACTCTGGCAAAGTCCAAGGCAACCATAAGCAACATCAGCATGGAAAACACGGGAGCTGCGAGGCTGCGACTTCACTTGACACCGCCTCCACGCATCTACCTGGATCACCCAAGAAACAGAAAACTCGAGCTGAAGAAACAGTCGGACCAGCTTTGGGCAGCTGTACAGCTGGACACGAGTTCACAGACAGCACTCGCACTTTAAGCAGGCCGTCGTGTTTATGTAGCACGAGAGAAAGTGAGAATCGGAAGCAGCCTGAGTTTTCTCTGCCCTCCCCTTGTGGCAGCCCAGCCACACAAGACAGCTCAGTGTCCTCAAGCAGCACCATTACTACAACTGACTCACCTTAG
- the mrps21 gene encoding small ribosomal subunit protein bS21m, which produces MSRHLRFIARTVMVRDGNVDAAYRTLNRILSQDGIIETVKNKRYFEKPCRERQRKNFEKCRRIYHMEMGRKIAFISRTNREDPWLGC; this is translated from the exons ATGTCGAGGCATCTTCGTTTCATTGCGCGGACAGTGATGGTTCGTGACGGCAACGTTGATGCGGCGTACAGGACTTTAAACAG GATCCTGAGTCAGGATGGGATTATTGAAACAGTGAAGAACAAGCGCTACTTTGAGAAGCCCTGCCGAGAGCGACAGCGGAAGAACTTTGAGAAATGCCGCCGGATCTACCACATGGAAATGGGCCGAAAAATTGCCTTCATCTCcaggacaaacagagaggatCCCTGGCTCGGCTGCTAG
- the crabp2b gene encoding cellular retinoic acid-binding protein 2b yields the protein MEKTITDFSGKWKMKSSENFEELLKALGVNVFLRKIAVTAASSPAVEITQQGESLSIKTSTSVRTTHVSFTVGQSFSEATVDGRPCTSFPKWETESKISCEQTLQKGDGPKTSWTRELTNDGQLILTMTAGDVVCTRVYERE from the exons ATGGAGAAGACAATCACAGATTTctcaggaaaatggaaaatgaagtCTTCGGAAAATTTCGAGGAACTTTTAAAAGCACTGG gtgtgaacGTGTTCCTGAGGAAGATTGCAGTGACAGCGGCCTCCAGCCCGGCGGTGGAAATTACCCAGCAGGGAGAGAGTCTGTCCATCAAGACATCCACCAGTGTCCGCACTACCCATGTCTCCTTCACTGTGGGTCAGTCCTTCAGTGAGGCCACAGTGGACGGACGTCCCTGCACG AGTTTTCCAAAGTGGGAAACAGAGAGCAAGATCAGCTGTGAACAGACTTTACAGAAAGGCGATGGGCCCAAGACGTCATGGACCCGGGAGCTGACCAACGATGGACAGCTGATACTG acaatgactGCTGGGGATGTGGTCTGCACCAGAGTTTATGAGAGGGAATGA